One segment of Gammaproteobacteria bacterium DNA contains the following:
- a CDS encoding tetratricopeptide repeat protein, with protein sequence MSPIIFSLQNSWRNARQQCWIVFFTLSLLSLTLYSPSFFGDFIWDDTETFLNDPSIRDSSYISSYFTEGVASHLEKQGVAHKSLGYYRPLIRMLHFLEYKIFGKNPAGFHAVSIILNLLVVLLAFLVVREVTRNSLVAFMSAMFFSVNPSHVEAVSWAYSDSYLVFSLFCLLSFYFHLRNKIVWSLVSFSAALLAQESAILLPIILVFERYLIANKKTFKDYNFLIPYLVLVVSFLVLRSFAVGSLPITSIGIVPWLNAISTILATSVKIFFVPDAAIALYHNKPGMFAEISVGQSFIYFGVIGLGLVAAWLWKYHQAWLFWYAWFFVWLLVMFNVGEFAQFYFMDKILYLGSLGFCVLLAKGLLSLRVKESVLVLITVSYVALYFSVSMWRVSYFLDEKKYFEKAVLFSPDFPLLRYSTGMMYLDREEYNKAEKEFNLTVKLDPKHSYAYNNLGNIMYMRSDFSGAINFWRRAISADPTNPQPYYNIGAAYDRRGDFQQALRYYKQYLVKQPNPPENLLNRIQQIKNIQR encoded by the coding sequence TTAAATGATCCGTCAATTCGTGACTCCAGTTATATTTCTTCGTACTTTACGGAGGGCGTGGCTAGCCACCTTGAAAAACAAGGAGTGGCCCATAAAAGCCTTGGCTATTACCGCCCGCTTATCAGGATGCTTCATTTTTTGGAGTATAAAATATTCGGGAAAAATCCGGCGGGTTTTCACGCTGTCAGTATCATTTTAAATTTATTGGTTGTGTTGCTGGCTTTTTTGGTGGTGCGTGAAGTAACCAGAAATTCTTTAGTCGCTTTCATGTCAGCGATGTTCTTTTCGGTTAACCCTAGTCATGTAGAGGCGGTAAGCTGGGCTTATTCAGACTCTTATCTTGTTTTTTCGTTGTTTTGCCTTTTATCATTTTATTTCCATCTTAGAAATAAAATAGTGTGGTCGTTAGTTTCGTTTTCTGCGGCATTACTTGCGCAAGAATCGGCGATACTATTGCCTATCATATTGGTATTTGAGCGATATCTGATAGCAAATAAAAAGACATTTAAGGATTATAATTTTTTAATCCCGTATTTGGTGTTGGTGGTATCATTTCTTGTTTTGCGCTCATTCGCTGTTGGCAGCTTGCCGATCACCAGCATTGGGATTGTGCCATGGTTAAATGCGATATCAACGATACTGGCTACCAGCGTAAAGATATTTTTTGTGCCGGATGCAGCGATAGCGCTTTACCATAACAAGCCTGGAATGTTTGCTGAAATATCAGTCGGACAGAGTTTTATTTATTTTGGCGTAATAGGTCTTGGCTTGGTTGCTGCGTGGCTCTGGAAATACCATCAGGCATGGCTATTTTGGTATGCATGGTTTTTCGTGTGGCTGCTTGTGATGTTCAATGTGGGTGAATTCGCACAATTCTATTTTATGGACAAGATACTTTATTTGGGATCGCTGGGATTCTGTGTGTTGTTAGCAAAGGGACTGTTAAGTTTGCGCGTCAAGGAGAGTGTTTTAGTTTTGATAACGGTCAGTTATGTAGCGCTTTATTTTTCGGTATCAATGTGGCGCGTGTCTTATTTTTTAGATGAGAAAAAATATTTTGAAAAAGCGGTATTATTCTCGCCTGATTTTCCCTTGTTGCGTTATTCCACAGGCATGATGTATCTGGATAGAGAGGAATATAACAAAGCCGAAAAGGAGTTTAATCTGACGGTAAAACTGGATCCAAAGCACTCCTATGCGTATAACAATTTAGGTAACATTATGTATATGCGTAGCGACTTTTCTGGGGCGATCAACTTTTGGCGACGCGCCATTTCTGCTGATCCTACAAACCCACAGCCCTATTACAATATTGGTGCAGCCTATGATCGCCGAGGTGATTTCCAGCAAGCTTTACGCTATTACAAACAATATCTTGTTAAGCAGCCGAATCCACCCGAAAATTTATTAAATCGAATTCAACAAATTAAAAATATTCAGCGCTGA